From one Phocoena sinus isolate mPhoSin1 chromosome 4, mPhoSin1.pri, whole genome shotgun sequence genomic stretch:
- the LOC116752781 gene encoding interleukin-10 receptor subunit beta-like isoform X5, with amino-acid sequence MAQSLRSWLGGCLLVSALGMVPPPENVRMNSVNFRNILQWESPAFPKGNLTFTAQYQSYRKFQDICTGTVLTECDFSSLSKYGDHTLRVRAQFEDEHSDWINITFCPVDDTPKIKNEPETWSMRNIYNSWTYHVQYWKNGSDEKLPVTGQYDFEVLRNLESQTTYCVQVRGFLPDRNKTGEWSEPVCEQTAADEIAPSWIVAGVLGASVCTVLLTLTGCFVLLRCVYKKAKHAIPPRNSLPQHLKEFLNHPHHSTLLLFSFPLSDENEVFDKLSVITEVCESHKPNLGAGCSLRTLSGQGSSELASKEETHSAGHSDPLLLTPASEGDQSDRQTRAETS; translated from the exons ATGGCGCAGAGCCTCCGGAGCTGGCTGGGCGGCTGCCTCCTGGTGTCAG CATTAGGAATGGTGCCACCTCCTGAAAATGTCAGAATGAATTCAGTTAATTTCAGGAACATTCTACAGTGGGAGTCGCCTGCTTTTCCCAAGGGGAATCTGACTTTCACAGCTCAGTACCAAAG TTATAGGAAATTCCAAGATATATGCACAGGTACTGTCTTGACGGAATGTGATTTCTCAAGTCTTTCCAAGTATGGTGACCACACCTTGAGGGTCAGGGCTCAATTTGAAGACGAGCATTCAGACTGGATAAACATCACCTTCTGTCCTGTGGATGACA CCCCGAAAATTAAGAATGAACCTGAAACATGGAGCATGAGGAATATTTATAACTCATGGACTTATCATGTGCAATATTGGAAAAATGGCTCAGACGAAAAG CTTCCAGTTACTGGTCAGTATGACTTCGAGGTCCTCCGAAATCTTGAGTCACAGACAACTTACTGTGTTCAAGTTCGAGGGTTTCTTCCTGATCGGAACAAAACCGGGGAGTGGAGTGAGCCTGTCTGTGAGCAAACAGCTGCTGACG AAATCGCCCCCTCCTGGATCGTGGCCGGGGTCCTGGGGGCCTCGGTGTGCACCGTCCTCCTGACGCTCACTGGCTGCTTCGTCTTGCTGCGGTGCGTTTACAAGAAGGCCAAGCATGCCATCCCCCCGAGGAATTCTCTTCCACAGCACCTGAAAGAG ttTCTGAACCACCCTCATCACAGCACACTTCTCTTATTCTCCTTCCCACTGTCTGATGAGAATGAAGTTTTTGACAAACTGAGCGTCATCACAGAAGTGTGTGAAAGCCACAAGCCGAACCTTGGGGCGGGCTGCAGCCTTAGGACCTTGTCTGGGCAGGGCTCCTCTGAGCTGGCCTCCAAGGAGGAAACACATTCAGCCGGGCACAGCGACCCCCTCCTTCTCACGCCTGCCTCTGAGGGTGATCAGAGCGACCGACAAACAAGGGCTGAGACCAGCTGA
- the LOC116752781 gene encoding interleukin-10 receptor subunit beta-like isoform X4 has translation MAQSLRSWLGGCLLVSALGMVPPPENVRMNSVNFRNILQWESPAFPKGNLTFTAQYQSYRKFQDICTGTVLTECDFSSLSKYGDHTLRVRAQFEDEHSDWINITFCPVDDTIIGPPRIQVEALANSLHMRFLAPKIKNEPETWSMRNIYNSWTYHVQYWKNGSDEKLPVTGQYDFEVLRNLESQTTYCVQVRGFLPDRNKTGEWSEPVCEQTAADEIAPSWIVAGVLGASVCTVLLTLTGCFVLLRCVYKKAKHAIPPRNSLPQHLKEFLNHPHHSTLLLFSFPLSDENEVFDKLSVITEVCESHKPNLGAGCSLRTLSGQGSSELASKEETHSAGHSDPLLLTPASEGDQSDRQTRAETS, from the exons ATGGCGCAGAGCCTCCGGAGCTGGCTGGGCGGCTGCCTCCTGGTGTCAG CATTAGGAATGGTGCCACCTCCTGAAAATGTCAGAATGAATTCAGTTAATTTCAGGAACATTCTACAGTGGGAGTCGCCTGCTTTTCCCAAGGGGAATCTGACTTTCACAGCTCAGTACCAAAG TTATAGGAAATTCCAAGATATATGCACAGGTACTGTCTTGACGGAATGTGATTTCTCAAGTCTTTCCAAGTATGGTGACCACACCTTGAGGGTCAGGGCTCAATTTGAAGACGAGCATTCAGACTGGATAAACATCACCTTCTGTCCTGTGGATGACA CCATTATCGGACCTCCCAGAATCCAAGTAGAAGCACTTGCTAATTCTTTACATATGCGTTTCTTAGCCCCGAAAATTAAGAATGAACCTGAAACATGGAGCATGAGGAATATTTATAACTCATGGACTTATCATGTGCAATATTGGAAAAATGGCTCAGACGAAAAG CTTCCAGTTACTGGTCAGTATGACTTCGAGGTCCTCCGAAATCTTGAGTCACAGACAACTTACTGTGTTCAAGTTCGAGGGTTTCTTCCTGATCGGAACAAAACCGGGGAGTGGAGTGAGCCTGTCTGTGAGCAAACAGCTGCTGACG AAATCGCCCCCTCCTGGATCGTGGCCGGGGTCCTGGGGGCCTCGGTGTGCACCGTCCTCCTGACGCTCACTGGCTGCTTCGTCTTGCTGCGGTGCGTTTACAAGAAGGCCAAGCATGCCATCCCCCCGAGGAATTCTCTTCCACAGCACCTGAAAGAG ttTCTGAACCACCCTCATCACAGCACACTTCTCTTATTCTCCTTCCCACTGTCTGATGAGAATGAAGTTTTTGACAAACTGAGCGTCATCACAGAAGTGTGTGAAAGCCACAAGCCGAACCTTGGGGCGGGCTGCAGCCTTAGGACCTTGTCTGGGCAGGGCTCCTCTGAGCTGGCCTCCAAGGAGGAAACACATTCAGCCGGGCACAGCGACCCCCTCCTTCTCACGCCTGCCTCTGAGGGTGATCAGAGCGACCGACAAACAAGGGCTGAGACCAGCTGA